A window from Dunckerocampus dactyliophorus isolate RoL2022-P2 chromosome 15, RoL_Ddac_1.1, whole genome shotgun sequence encodes these proteins:
- the cmasa gene encoding N-acylneuraminate cytidylyltransferase A, whose amino-acid sequence MSSRKRCVLGDNGEQAAEEAGGKQSRADGKRHVAAVILARGGSKGIPLKNIKKLAGVPLIGWVLRAAVDSNMFDSVWVSTDHDKIEQVALAWGAKVHRRSPQVSRDSSSSLETIQEFIQLNPHVDIVCNIQATSPCLHPFHVKEALELITLHGFDSVFSVVRRHQFRWQEVKKGSGDLTKALNLDPANRPRRQDWDGELCENGSLYFTTKELIMNQNLLQGGKVSYYEMLPEYSVDIDVDIDWPVAEQRVLRYGYFGRGTPEVVRLMFCNVLGCLTDGKIYLSVAGEEMMSISSRDTAAIRMLQREEVEVVLLTSHKDPLAQTLADRLAKRTGCRVMQVGEEPLPDLTSMLESRKLIWKDVAYMGNDKPDVDCLNLAGLSAVPADAPMVAVNASKYTCHCLAGNGAVREFAEHVLLQKEKAKSQMRRDRINSQ is encoded by the exons ATGTCCTCCCGGAAGAGATGTGTGCTCGGTGATAACGGCGAGCAGGCCGCAGAGGAGGCCGGCGGCAAGCAAAGCAGAGCGGACGGCAAGAGACACGTCGCTGCTGTCATCCTGGCGAGGGGCGGAAGCAAAGGCATCCCCCTGAAAAACATCAAGAAGCTGGCCGGGGTGCCGCTTATTGGATGGGTGCTGAGAGCTGCTGTGGACTCCAACATGTTCGATAG TGTGTGGGTGTCGACAGACCATGACAAGATCGAGCAGGTGGCGCTCGCCTGGGGCGCCAAGGTGCACCGCCGCAGCCCCCAAGTCTCGCGCGACTCTTCGTCATCGCTGGAAACCATCCAGGAGTTTATCCAACTCAATCCGC ACGTGGACATAGTGTGTAACATCCAGGCCACGTCCCCCTGTCTCCACCCATTTCACGTGAAGGAGGCCTTGGAGTTAATCACGCTACATGGCTTTGACTCAGTCTTCTCAGTGGTCCGCAGGCACCAGTTCCGCTGGCAAGAGGTCAAGAAGGGCT CTGGCGACTTAACCAAAGCATTGAACCTGGACCCCGCTAACCGTCCTCGGCGTCAGGACTGGGATGGAGAGCTGTGTGAGAACGGCTCCCTTTACTTCACCACCAAGGAGCTCATCATGAACCAGAACCTCCTGCAG GGTGGCAAGGTGTCCTACTACGAGATGCTTCCAGAGTACAGTGTGGACATTGACGTGGATATCGACTGGCCTGTGGCCGAGCAGAGAGTCCTCAG GTACGGCTACTTCGGCCGAGGAACACCGGAGGTGGTTCGGCTTATGTTTTGCAACGTATTGGGATGTTTGACAGATGGCAAGATCTACCTTTCTGTGGCTGGAGAGGAGATGATGTCCATCAGCAGCAGAGATACGGCTGCCATTCGCATGCTGCAGCGAGAGGAAGTGGAG GTGGTGCTGTTGACCTCTCACAAGGACCCGCTGGCGCAGACATTGGCAGATAGACTGGCTAAGAGGACGGGCTGCCGGGTGATGCAGGTGGGAGAAGAGCCTCTTCCTGATTTGACATCCATGCTGGAGTCCAGGAAGCTGATTTGGAAGGATGTTGCATACATGG GTAACGACAAGCCAGATGTGGACTGTCTCAACCTGGCTGGGTTGAGCGCTGTCCCCGCAGATGCCCCCATGGTGGCTGTCAACGCGTCCAAGTACACCTGTCACTGCCTGGCCGGGAACGGCGCAGTCAGGGAGTTCGCAGAGCACGTTCTGCTCCAGAAGGAAAAGGCCAAGTCTCAGATGAGGCGAGACCGCATCAATTCACAGTAG